The genomic DNA TCGGCAATAAATGCTCTCAACCTAGGTGCACAGGACACTGCTGCTGGCATTAATCAAGTCAAAGTTTCTACTGCTAACTTAAGAGATTCTGCTAAAGATCTTCAAGAAATTGTCTGAGCAGTTTTTAGAGTTATTTTTACTCTGCCTATAGTACTTTTGTTTCCGAATATATCTTCAACTAAATACTATGAATAACAAAATATCCCTTAAAAATTATCGCCATCTCAAAATTTTAATTATTCCGATCTTTTTAACTGTATCTTTATGTGGGGGTATGGGTTGGTACATCTTAGATTTATACAAAGCTTTTGCCAAACTCCAAACACAAGACCTAAACATCATTAATCTCAGCAACCGAATTGTTTATTTAGATGAGGTTTTGACTTCTAGCGCGCGTCTGGCAGCTACCACAGGCAACGAACGCTGGGAAAAACGTTATTTAGAGCAAGTTCCAAATCTCGATGCAGCACTGGCTGAGGCACAAGAATTATTGCCTAATGTGTTTGAAACTGAAGGGATGTCTAAAACCAATGAAGCCAATAATAAGCTGATTGCTATGGAAGACAGAGCCTTTGAGTTAATCGGACAGGGAAATGCCCAAGCAGCAGAAGCTTTGCTTCTCAGTCCAGAATACGAAAAGCAAAAAGCAATTTACGCCGAAGGTTTGGCAGAAACTACTGCGGCTCTTAAAAACTATGTGGAAACGAATATCGCTCTAAAATCTCAAGGAGTCCGTTCGACAATTATAGCAATAGCGATTGCTTTAGTTGTCTTGCTGTTTTCTTGGCTGATAGTTTTGCGTATGATGAACCGCTATATTTTAGCAATTGAGGATGTGGGAACCACGATCGCTCAAACTTCTACCGAAATTGCCACAACTTTAGACCAACAAGAACGCAACATTGCCAGTCAGGCAAGTTCTGTCAATCAAACTACCGCAACTGTAGATGAGTTGGGAGCCTCTTCCAGACAATCTGCCGAACAAGCCGAAGCCTCTAGTGCTGGTGCTAATGAAGCTCTTTCACTAGCTGAAGAAGGAGCGCAAATCGTACGACAAACTATGGCAGGAATGGAAAATCTTAGAGAAAGAGTGGGTGCAATTGCCGAGCAGATTATTCATCTCAGTCAACAGACCAAGCAAATT from Myxosarcina sp. GI1 includes the following:
- a CDS encoding methyl-accepting chemotaxis protein, coding for MNNKISLKNYRHLKILIIPIFLTVSLCGGMGWYILDLYKAFAKLQTQDLNIINLSNRIVYLDEVLTSSARLAATTGNERWEKRYLEQVPNLDAALAEAQELLPNVFETEGMSKTNEANNKLIAMEDRAFELIGQGNAQAAEALLLSPEYEKQKAIYAEGLAETTAALKNYVETNIALKSQGVRSTIIAIAIALVVLLFSWLIVLRMMNRYILAIEDVGTTIAQTSTEIATTLDQQERNIASQASSVNQTTATVDELGASSRQSAEQAEASSAGANEALSLAEEGAQIVRQTMAGMENLRERVGAIAEQIIHLSQQTKQIASISDLVAELADQTNLLALNAAVEAARAGEHGKGFGVVATEIRKLADESRKSADKINGLVGDIQTAMNSAVMVTDEGSKTTEASIQLAQDTAQTFINVKNAIENVFINSQQISLNVKQQAVGVQEILAAINALNLGAQDSEVGIQQVKASADRLQNSANYLKTLV